Proteins from a genomic interval of Streptococcus oralis:
- a CDS encoding ParA family protein: MKLLSFVAIKGGVGKTTLALLTGQYLASQGHRVLFIDLDHQSNLTHFYDVYEDSGTVANVFTGSGDVTILSVAPNIDLIAGSMRLDEAERRLETNPNQNMFLYDWLGENLEAKNLAQYDYVILDCRPDFGIATRNAIAVSHALFSPITPSDFAFEAKQNLEVRLDEYRKTEIVRPSRESLITAKLYFLPNMIKHNTAKSKELLSVLENDDNVVGQIPQKELFNRASKDNTVIDIMADQTSRNEHEAFFSALEETLIQIQTVSDNS; the protein is encoded by the coding sequence ATGAAATTACTCAGCTTTGTTGCCATCAAGGGTGGAGTCGGAAAAACAACTTTAGCCCTTCTAACAGGTCAGTATTTAGCTAGTCAAGGTCATAGAGTTTTATTTATTGATCTAGACCATCAAAGCAACCTAACACACTTTTATGACGTTTACGAGGATTCAGGAACAGTTGCTAATGTCTTTACTGGTTCAGGAGACGTGACCATTTTATCGGTTGCGCCTAACATTGATTTAATTGCAGGTTCTATGAGACTAGATGAAGCTGAAAGAAGACTTGAAACCAATCCTAATCAGAATATGTTTCTGTATGACTGGCTAGGTGAAAATCTTGAAGCAAAGAACCTAGCACAATACGACTATGTGATTTTAGATTGCAGACCTGACTTCGGGATTGCTACAAGAAATGCTATCGCTGTTAGTCATGCTCTTTTCAGTCCCATTACGCCAAGCGATTTTGCTTTTGAAGCGAAACAAAATCTTGAAGTCCGTCTTGACGAGTACAGAAAAACAGAAATTGTCCGTCCAAGCCGTGAGTCTCTAATTACTGCTAAACTCTACTTTTTGCCTAACATGATAAAGCATAATACGGCAAAATCGAAAGAGTTGTTATCTGTCCTTGAAAATGATGACAATGTTGTTGGTCAAATTCCTCAAAAGGAATTGTTTAACCGTGCATCAAAAGACAATACTGTTATTGACATCATGGCTGACCAAACATCACGAAACGAACACGAGGCTTTCTTTTCAGCTTTGGAAGAAACACTGATCCAAATTCAGACCGTGTCGGATAACTCCTAA
- a CDS encoding helical hairpin domain-containing protein produces the protein MVVTKVKQIKSVNKLADGIKYIEDGAKTIGTELIDSDLNFPVKIVDGQIVSQLVSGNLVIDVESAYSEFMMLKQLANLEKGRPINNEELVKNDVLAHHIIQSFSPEDNLTPEQVHEIGRKTALELTGGSHQFVIATHMDKGHLHNHIYINSTNSVTLNKFRWQKGTKKALEQISDKYADLEGAKILVRQNQFGHKEYSAYQKENVFKLEIKSRLEFLLKHSTNLSDFQEKAKALNLAVDFSGKYAKYKLLDKDQKRNTRDSTLSKKGRYSLEQIKERLAKNEIVYPLESIKSEYDTLQAEKAEDFEIRVKIEPWQVEHETDTGIYLQMQYGIANQGTVKIPSRLVDKQEDGSFDIFIKKSDFFYFINPDNSASNKFMKGSTLINQLAYESGEYILTKNPNISKLDLLVKEYNYLVSHGVSDSDQFHELHDRFLGQIEETQESLDRLDEKIERLNKIASALEDIHAENPIDAKVAYQILEELNISPSVNPKEIEKQVVEVSIERKALKEKFDSIVKDFTQYEKLERNAEVRRQDVKSHYETSMDEI, from the coding sequence TTGGTTGTTACAAAAGTTAAGCAGATAAAATCGGTCAACAAGTTAGCTGATGGTATCAAGTATATTGAAGATGGTGCTAAGACTATTGGAACAGAATTGATTGATTCTGATTTGAACTTTCCTGTAAAGATTGTAGATGGTCAGATAGTCTCTCAGCTAGTTTCGGGAAATTTGGTGATTGATGTTGAGTCTGCTTATTCAGAATTTATGATGTTGAAGCAACTTGCCAATTTGGAAAAAGGAAGACCAATCAATAATGAAGAGTTGGTCAAAAATGATGTTTTGGCACACCATATCATTCAGTCCTTTTCCCCTGAAGACAATTTGACACCTGAGCAAGTACATGAGATAGGACGGAAGACAGCTCTTGAATTGACAGGTGGCAGTCATCAATTTGTCATTGCAACTCACATGGATAAGGGACATCTACACAATCACATTTATATCAATTCCACTAACTCGGTCACACTCAATAAATTCAGATGGCAAAAAGGAACAAAGAAAGCCCTTGAACAAATTTCTGACAAGTATGCAGACCTGGAAGGTGCAAAAATTCTTGTTCGTCAAAATCAATTCGGACACAAAGAATATTCAGCTTACCAAAAAGAAAATGTTTTTAAGTTAGAAATTAAATCACGGCTTGAGTTTCTCCTGAAGCATTCAACCAACCTTTCAGATTTTCAAGAAAAGGCAAAGGCGTTAAATCTTGCTGTTGACTTTTCGGGGAAATATGCCAAGTATAAATTGCTTGACAAAGACCAAAAAAGAAATACCCGTGACAGCACTTTATCAAAAAAGGGGAGGTATTCCTTAGAGCAAATTAAGGAGCGCCTGGCTAAAAATGAAATCGTCTATCCGTTAGAAAGTATCAAGAGTGAGTATGACACCTTACAAGCTGAAAAGGCAGAAGATTTTGAAATACGGGTAAAAATTGAACCGTGGCAGGTCGAGCATGAAACGGACACAGGTATCTATCTTCAAATGCAATACGGTATTGCCAACCAAGGTACGGTCAAAATTCCTAGTCGTCTTGTTGATAAACAAGAGGACGGCAGTTTTGATATTTTTATCAAGAAGTCAGATTTTTTCTATTTCATCAATCCTGACAATTCAGCAAGCAATAAATTCATGAAAGGGTCAACGCTTATCAATCAACTTGCCTACGAAAGCGGAGAATATATCTTAACCAAGAACCCTAACATTTCTAAGTTGGATTTGTTGGTCAAAGAATATAATTACCTGGTTAGTCACGGGGTATCCGATTCAGACCAATTCCATGAGTTACATGACCGCTTCCTGGGACAGATTGAAGAAACACAAGAGTCACTTGATAGATTGGATGAGAAAATCGAGCGACTAAATAAAATTGCTTCAGCGCTTGAAGATATTCACGCAGAGAATCCGATTGATGCCAAAGTAGCTTATCAAATTTTGGAAGAATTGAATATTTCACCTTCAGTCAATCCAAAAGAAATTGAAAAGCAGGTGGTCGAGGTCTCCATCGAGCGAAAAGCCCTGAAGGAAAAATTTGACAGTATCGTCAAAGACTTTACTCAGTATGAAAAATTAGAACGTAACGCTGAAGTAAGACGTCAAGATGTTAAAAGTCATTATGAAACAAGTATGGATGAAATTTAA
- a CDS encoding VirD4-like conjugal transfer protein, CD1115 family, whose amino-acid sequence MVTEQKKRRFLPYLIVGLILCYAVHWLVKLYDIAPATEGVTFIDNARLDWMMENWTSKSFIDFNFTQASLYGGGLALFVVLMFYFRVGDKGRYRYGEEYGSARYATNKEIASFRDKEPENDMIFSQNGRMGLFNKRLPFNRQLNKNTLIVGLPADGKTFTFVKPNLMQMNSSFVITDPKGLLVRETGKMLEDHGYKIKIFDLVTLTNSNQFNVFHYMHDELDIDRVAEAIIAGTKRSDNTGEDFWNQAEMLLMRALIGYLYFDGKVLKKYEPNIAQVADLLRNIKREDEDTPSVVERLFEELEEELPGNYANRQWELFNSNFEGKTMTSVLSIASSRFAVFDHDAVRNLTARDSMEMEKWQIEKTAVFIAIPETDKSFNFIATTMFTMMFRQLPKTADEILQGDHPTCKPEDLLHIRLILDEFANFGRFPHFTETLSSVRSREISIDIIIQAISQLKALYKDQWETIFNNCATLVYLGTNDKETMNYFSMRSGKQTINVKNQSQTRGTQGSSSQSIQTIQRDLLTPDEVARIGVDEALIFISKQNVFRDKKTNVLQHPRAKELANSPSDTNWYRYTRSMSDMDDWDANVNHDRVIETTSAKVLEVKLPFEEVA is encoded by the coding sequence ATGGTTACAGAACAGAAAAAACGTCGCTTTCTCCCTTATTTGATTGTGGGTCTTATCCTTTGCTATGCGGTGCATTGGTTGGTCAAGCTTTATGACATAGCACCTGCAACTGAAGGAGTTACCTTTATAGATAATGCCCGTTTGGATTGGATGATGGAGAATTGGACAAGTAAGTCTTTTATTGACTTTAACTTCACTCAAGCTAGTCTATATGGTGGCGGTTTAGCTCTCTTTGTTGTCCTGATGTTTTACTTTCGAGTTGGTGACAAAGGGCGCTACCGCTACGGGGAGGAATACGGGTCGGCACGGTACGCCACGAACAAGGAAATAGCTTCTTTTCGGGATAAAGAACCTGAAAATGATATGATTTTCAGTCAAAATGGACGAATGGGACTTTTCAATAAACGCCTCCCTTTCAACCGTCAATTAAACAAGAACACGCTGATAGTCGGTTTACCAGCGGACGGGAAAACTTTCACCTTTGTGAAACCTAACCTGATGCAAATGAATAGTTCATTTGTTATCACTGACCCGAAAGGTCTTCTTGTCCGTGAGACAGGAAAAATGCTTGAAGATCACGGCTATAAAATCAAAATCTTTGACCTGGTCACTCTGACCAACTCTAATCAGTTCAACGTCTTTCACTATATGCACGATGAGCTAGATATTGATAGAGTTGCTGAAGCGATTATCGCAGGGACAAAACGGTCAGATAACACAGGTGAGGATTTTTGGAATCAGGCTGAAATGCTTTTGATGAGGGCGTTGATTGGGTATCTCTACTTTGACGGAAAAGTCCTGAAGAAGTATGAGCCAAATATCGCTCAGGTTGCAGACCTTTTAAGAAATATCAAGCGTGAGGATGAAGATACTCCAAGCGTGGTTGAAAGACTGTTTGAAGAACTTGAAGAAGAATTGCCAGGAAACTATGCTAATAGACAGTGGGAATTGTTTAATAGCAACTTTGAAGGCAAAACAATGACGTCTGTATTATCTATTGCTTCTTCACGTTTTGCCGTCTTTGACCATGATGCGGTTAGAAACCTGACCGCCCGTGACTCAATGGAAATGGAAAAATGGCAGATTGAAAAAACAGCCGTCTTTATCGCTATTCCTGAAACAGATAAGTCTTTCAACTTTATTGCAACGACTATGTTTACCATGATGTTTAGGCAGCTACCAAAGACAGCGGATGAAATCCTTCAGGGAGACCATCCAACGTGCAAACCTGAAGACTTGTTACATATCAGACTTATCTTAGATGAGTTTGCCAACTTTGGACGTTTCCCACACTTCACGGAAACACTTTCTTCAGTTCGCTCCCGTGAGATTTCAATTGATATTATCATTCAAGCCATCAGTCAATTGAAGGCACTCTATAAAGACCAATGGGAGACCATATTCAATAACTGTGCTACCCTAGTTTACTTGGGGACGAATGATAAGGAAACAATGAACTATTTCTCAATGCGAAGCGGTAAGCAGACTATCAATGTTAAGAATCAGTCGCAAACAAGAGGAACGCAAGGGTCAAGCAGTCAGTCTATTCAAACCATTCAGCGTGACCTTCTCACACCTGATGAGGTGGCTCGTATTGGGGTTGATGAAGCCTTAATCTTTATCTCTAAACAAAATGTCTTCAGAGATAAGAAAACTAACGTTCTTCAGCATCCACGTGCTAAAGAACTGGCGAATAGTCCAAGTGATACGAACTGGTATCGTTATACCCGTTCCATGTCTGATATGGATGACTGGGATGCCAACGTCAACCATGATAGGGTGATAGAAACAACTAGCGCAAAGGTGCTAGAAGTAAAATTACCATTTGAGGAAGTGGCTTAA
- a CDS encoding PBECR4 domain-containing protein, with the protein MASIEELKALSILKVAESLGMSLQRTGSYTYTWEEHDSFTINVRENYFNWFARSNGGDVIKMVQVVQEELTGEKLSFKQAKHFLEEGSFDVVDVTNVPEKEPFSYYLEPYETKFIEAREYLKDVRGLSDETIDFFVEKNVLSQATKKTGDYYEPVIVFKSLDNQGEVIGASLQGIKENHDLYERGRLKQIMRASDGMTGMHVDIGTPKRLVFAEAPIDLMSYYELHKDSLEDVRLVAMDGLKESTVSRHVAELLSEVGELDDEVDQEKKSSFLAKTAKLSTFFKDGKHQDLITLAVDNDEAGHAFIERLTNKEIGLTPDLPPRLESQDKMDWNDYLKESKEKALDRSQEPLNNIGGELINRNSGYLEGEPSRTAPQPEESKTQPDFPANVQLYFNIDRSKESSVGLRNGYHYATDKDLRYLNRYAEEFQKSADWYLNELADSKVTYFYQDKEDVQMLQVDFEKRHWMHLTGIAPVYHEWAENLSEQFIEDVASGKGDFANLTVGIGFRDKAKLLPMLPEIFESDSFVFDDLSSVEKMGRLDVSSAIRSDDKDILLAFRTDDNSTFPATLLKPSRTLNIELDTLNQEKTILGVFVEKDDSIKTMSINPEFVKDNGQAMLDILRQNKDFEPFKDEPNLQNGGLAMADNNEPNLRNRIEQILREDEEKKQAEARKEELERDSDGDGIPDEVEKAQGTSPFNADTDGDGKSDQEEVSYGSNPIDSNHPNNQNQPSPEPQKSIAELIQAKDSKGLSQLLKDGVKDYFQSDTYKQYLTTMSKFHNYSPRNIQLILMQNPEASHVASFKKWKDEFERSVNKGEKSLRIFAPITLKRRDPKTNEPLLDENGNEQTFMSFKLVPVFDVSQTNGKELPKPIYELEGTYEDYGNLYKSAKEVSEANGVPLSFSKDTKGSNGFYSVTNNEIVIKQGMSEQQTLKTIFHEMAHSDLHNMEKLQETPLKRSTAELQAESVAFVVASHYGLDTSEYSFGYLATWTDDPDGLSDLEGQIKIVQKEADSLISRIDKTLEKYQTKELTKDAFQEKIDRLKNQSKEKEVEPKEKEQAKDAPKKEQKSDNEMSL; encoded by the coding sequence ATGGCGAGTATTGAAGAACTCAAAGCCCTGTCAATTCTAAAAGTGGCAGAAAGCCTGGGCATGAGTTTACAGCGAACAGGAAGCTATACTTACACTTGGGAAGAACATGACTCTTTCACTATCAATGTTAGGGAAAACTATTTCAATTGGTTTGCCCGTAGCAATGGCGGTGATGTGATTAAAATGGTTCAAGTCGTTCAGGAAGAATTGACAGGGGAGAAGCTTTCTTTTAAGCAAGCAAAACACTTCTTGGAAGAAGGTAGTTTTGACGTGGTCGATGTGACCAACGTTCCTGAAAAAGAACCCTTCAGCTATTACCTTGAGCCTTATGAAACTAAGTTCATAGAAGCCAGGGAATATCTGAAGGATGTCAGGGGCTTGTCTGATGAGACGATCGATTTTTTCGTAGAAAAAAACGTCTTATCACAAGCAACTAAAAAGACAGGGGACTACTATGAACCTGTCATTGTTTTCAAGAGTTTAGACAACCAAGGAGAGGTTATAGGCGCTTCTCTTCAAGGTATTAAGGAAAATCATGACCTTTACGAGAGAGGGCGCTTAAAACAGATTATGAGGGCTTCTGATGGTATGACGGGAATGCACGTTGATATTGGAACACCTAAACGATTAGTCTTTGCGGAAGCTCCTATTGATTTGATGAGCTATTATGAGCTTCACAAGGATAGTCTTGAAGATGTCCGCCTGGTTGCGATGGATGGCTTAAAAGAATCAACGGTGAGTCGTCACGTGGCAGAACTCTTGTCTGAAGTTGGTGAACTTGATGATGAGGTTGACCAGGAGAAAAAATCTTCCTTCCTCGCTAAAACAGCTAAATTAAGCACTTTTTTTAAGGATGGAAAGCACCAGGACTTAATTACCCTTGCAGTTGATAATGATGAAGCAGGTCACGCCTTTATTGAGCGGTTGACCAATAAAGAAATTGGATTGACTCCAGATCTCCCCCCGAGATTGGAAAGTCAGGACAAGATGGACTGGAATGATTACCTGAAGGAGAGCAAAGAAAAAGCCCTTGACCGAAGTCAAGAGCCACTTAATAACATTGGGGGCGAACTAATCAATCGCAATTCCGGTTATTTAGAAGGCGAACCTTCAAGGACAGCACCACAGCCTGAAGAGTCAAAGACTCAACCTGATTTTCCTGCCAATGTTCAATTATATTTTAACATTGATAGGTCAAAAGAGTCAAGTGTTGGGCTTAGAAATGGCTATCATTATGCGACTGATAAAGATTTGAGGTATCTCAATCGTTACGCTGAAGAATTTCAAAAATCGGCTGACTGGTATCTTAATGAGTTGGCTGATAGTAAGGTCACGTATTTTTACCAGGATAAAGAAGACGTTCAGATGCTTCAGGTGGATTTTGAAAAAAGGCATTGGATGCACTTGACAGGGATTGCTCCTGTTTATCATGAGTGGGCTGAAAATTTATCAGAGCAATTCATTGAAGACGTAGCTTCAGGAAAAGGCGATTTTGCAAATTTAACAGTTGGGATTGGCTTTAGAGATAAGGCAAAATTACTCCCTATGCTCCCTGAAATCTTTGAGTCAGATTCTTTTGTCTTTGATGATTTATCTTCCGTTGAGAAGATGGGGCGGTTAGATGTTTCAAGTGCTATTCGTTCAGACGATAAAGATATTCTTTTAGCTTTTCGGACGGATGATAACTCAACCTTCCCTGCAACATTGCTGAAGCCTAGCCGAACGCTCAACATTGAACTGGATACTTTAAATCAAGAAAAAACGATATTAGGGGTCTTTGTTGAGAAAGACGACAGCATCAAAACAATGTCAATCAATCCTGAATTTGTTAAAGATAATGGACAAGCAATGCTTGATATATTGCGACAAAATAAAGATTTTGAACCCTTTAAAGATGAACCAAATTTACAAAATGGAGGTCTAGCTATGGCAGACAATAATGAACCAAATTTGAGAAATCGCATTGAGCAAATTCTCAGAGAAGACGAAGAGAAAAAACAAGCTGAAGCACGAAAAGAAGAGCTTGAACGTGATTCAGATGGTGATGGTATTCCTGATGAAGTTGAAAAAGCTCAAGGGACAAGTCCTTTTAATGCTGACACAGACGGTGACGGAAAGTCAGACCAGGAAGAGGTTAGTTATGGGTCAAACCCGATTGACAGCAATCATCCAAATAATCAAAATCAACCTTCACCTGAACCACAAAAAAGCATTGCTGAACTGATTCAGGCAAAAGACAGTAAGGGGCTTTCTCAACTTTTGAAAGATGGCGTTAAAGACTATTTTCAGTCTGACACTTACAAACAATACTTGACCACAATGAGTAAATTTCACAATTACTCACCGAGAAATATTCAGTTGATTTTAATGCAAAACCCTGAAGCTTCTCACGTGGCATCCTTCAAAAAGTGGAAGGATGAATTTGAGAGAAGTGTCAATAAGGGAGAAAAGTCATTACGGATTTTTGCCCCTATAACTCTAAAAAGACGAGACCCTAAAACTAATGAACCACTCTTAGATGAGAATGGAAATGAACAAACATTTATGTCTTTCAAACTTGTCCCAGTCTTTGATGTCTCACAGACAAATGGAAAAGAATTACCCAAACCAATCTATGAACTTGAGGGGACTTATGAAGATTATGGCAATCTTTACAAGTCAGCTAAAGAGGTATCTGAAGCTAATGGTGTTCCCCTTTCTTTCAGCAAAGACACCAAAGGCTCTAACGGTTTTTATTCCGTAACCAACAATGAAATTGTAATTAAGCAAGGGATGTCCGAGCAACAAACACTAAAAACAATCTTTCATGAAATGGCACATTCTGACCTACACAATATGGAGAAATTACAAGAAACTCCTCTTAAAAGAAGTACCGCAGAATTACAAGCTGAGTCAGTTGCTTTTGTGGTAGCTAGTCATTATGGGTTAGATACAAGTGAGTACAGTTTTGGCTATTTGGCAACATGGACAGATGACCCTGACGGACTATCTGACCTAGAAGGTCAAATTAAAATTGTACAAAAAGAAGCAGATAGTTTGATTTCAAGAATTGATAAAACTCTTGAAAAGTATCAAACTAAAGAACTGACCAAGGATGCCTTTCAAGAAAAAATTGATCGCTTGAAAAACCAATCTAAAGAAAAAGAGGTTGAACCTAAAGAGAAAGAGCAGGCGAAAGATGCTCCAAAAAAAGAGCAGAAGAGCGACAACGAGATGAGCCTGTAA
- a CDS encoding LPXTG cell wall anchor domain-containing protein, translating to MKKWAKIITLSSIVVLASASAQMVYADTNASQNETAITAVSPNTGTTTASSNATTVPVVAPNAGTTTIPSSDTTVPAVAPNTGTTTIPSSDTTVPAVSPNTGTTTAPSSDTTVPSVPTSPSEQPSVVAPTDPGTTVATGSSSAASSSSSSSATTTTATTPTSEDKNKKDNATSDNKVSVSTIDGGTTTLIPDVKVPTNNPGVSAQTAVEAGASQVGTTSQVTGQVVQEVSPSSPVQTETGASIVSTQNGNVVLSDGSVVAPEVIGGTVNEDKTISVTDKDGKLKTLPNTGLKESILLTSAGFGLLAIVISFFLKKRSN from the coding sequence ATGAAAAAATGGGCTAAAATCATCACACTATCATCTATTGTCGTACTTGCTTCAGCGAGCGCTCAAATGGTTTATGCAGATACAAACGCTTCACAAAATGAAACTGCTATTACTGCTGTATCACCAAATACTGGAACTACAACAGCTTCATCAAATGCTACAACTGTTCCTGTTGTAGCGCCAAACGCTGGAACTACAACAATTCCATCAAGTGATACAACTGTTCCTGCTGTAGCGCCAAACACTGGAACTACAACAATTCCATCAAGTGATACAACTGTTCCTGCTGTATCACCAAATACTGGAACTACAACAGCTCCATCAAGTGATACAACTGTACCTTCTGTACCAACTTCACCTTCAGAACAACCTTCTGTTGTAGCTCCAACTGATCCTGGAACAACTGTAGCAACTGGTTCAAGCTCAGCAGCTTCATCAAGTAGCAGCTCTTCAGCAACTACAACTACAGCAACTACACCGACTTCTGAAGATAAGAACAAAAAAGACAATGCTACGTCAGATAATAAGGTTAGTGTTTCAACTATTGATGGGGGAACAACTACCTTAATTCCTGATGTTAAAGTGCCAACAAACAATCCTGGTGTATCTGCTCAAACAGCTGTAGAAGCAGGTGCTTCTCAGGTAGGAACAACGTCGCAAGTAACAGGTCAAGTTGTTCAAGAAGTGTCTCCTAGTTCACCAGTACAGACAGAAACAGGAGCTTCAATTGTAAGCACTCAGAACGGAAACGTTGTCCTCTCAGATGGCTCTGTAGTAGCGCCTGAGGTAATTGGAGGAACGGTTAATGAAGATAAGACTATCTCGGTTACTGACAAAGATGGGAAACTCAAAACACTTCCAAATACTGGTCTTAAAGAAAGTATATTACTAACATCTGCAGGTTTTGGATTATTGGCTATCGTCATTAGTTTTTTCTTAAAGAAACGTTCAAATTAA
- a CDS encoding transcriptional regulator, producing MNDTIETTLLLNLFYFENGTYTRNENFIEAKRRKAIALLDEDADELKSIDSDLAEEYQETISYLDSLSDEDYQSLKEELLQQVEVN from the coding sequence ATGAATGACACTATTGAAACAACATTACTTCTCAACTTGTTCTATTTCGAGAATGGAACGTACACAAGAAATGAAAACTTTATTGAAGCCAAGCGCAGAAAAGCCATCGCCCTTTTAGATGAAGATGCAGACGAACTCAAAAGCATTGACTCTGACCTAGCTGAAGAATATCAAGAAACAATTTCCTATCTTGACTCTCTTTCTGATGAAGACTACCAGTCCTTAAAAGAGGAGTTGCTTCAACAAGTTGAAGTCAACTAA
- a CDS encoding plasmid mobilization protein: protein MTEEKRYREIQRKMRVTPRENELIKERMELHGFKNFNTYARYMLLTGEVVTVDYSELIKLRTEINRIGTNINQLAKYVNTNEEITLENFQNLQDSLAEVKRLMDDNFDKEVAMIEKMMRDRRE from the coding sequence ATGACAGAAGAAAAACGGTATCGTGAAATTCAGCGAAAAATGAGAGTTACCCCAAGAGAAAATGAATTGATTAAAGAACGGATGGAACTTCACGGATTTAAAAATTTCAATACCTATGCACGTTATATGCTTTTGACAGGTGAGGTCGTAACCGTTGATTATTCGGAGCTTATAAAATTAAGAACGGAGATAAATCGTATTGGTACAAATATCAATCAGCTTGCAAAGTACGTCAATACAAATGAAGAAATTACACTTGAAAACTTTCAAAATTTACAGGATTCACTTGCAGAAGTTAAGCGGTTGATGGATGACAATTTTGATAAAGAAGTGGCTATGATTGAAAAAATGATGAGAGACAGAAGGGAGTAA
- a CDS encoding recombinase family protein — translation MTKIGYARVSTTDQNLDRQLDQLKHVDRLFQEVVSGVSKDRPQLKAMLDYIREGDIVVVTELERLGRNNQELTEVMNQIQTKGATLEVLNLPTLRGIEDDNLRRLLNNLILELYKYQAQAERERIKERQAQGIAIAKTQGKYQGRKALFTEDDSRLKHAFELYLSGMSDKDVAGLTGINERTFRRYREKYQIKR, via the coding sequence ATGACAAAAATTGGGTATGCAAGGGTCAGCACGACTGACCAAAACTTGGATAGGCAACTGGATCAACTGAAGCACGTTGACAGGCTCTTTCAGGAAGTGGTCAGCGGTGTCAGCAAAGACCGCCCACAGTTGAAAGCCATGCTTGACTATATCCGTGAAGGGGATATAGTCGTTGTGACAGAGCTAGAACGACTTGGAAGAAATAACCAGGAGCTAACTGAAGTCATGAATCAGATACAAACTAAAGGGGCTACCTTGGAAGTGTTAAACCTTCCAACCCTTCGAGGGATTGAAGATGATAACTTGAGACGGCTTCTAAACAACTTAATTTTAGAGCTATACAAGTACCAGGCACAAGCTGAAAGGGAACGAATCAAGGAACGTCAAGCCCAAGGGATAGCTATTGCAAAAACTCAGGGCAAATACCAGGGCAGAAAGGCACTCTTTACTGAAGACGATAGCAGACTAAAACACGCCTTCGAGCTTTACCTTTCAGGAATGTCTGATAAAGACGTGGCAGGCTTAACAGGCATAAACGAGCGAACGTTTAGGCGCTACCGTGAAAAATATCAGATAAAAAGATAG